The DNA window atcttcttcttcagctgaTAGCAGTCCATTGTTGATGAACTTTTACCTTATGATATTTGCACCATATGTTTGGTCCAGGTCCCATAGTGTCATACTTGGAGGGTGATAGAGGTGGAATACTTCACTCCATATCTGTTCATACTGAATGTTCTATAATGTTAAGTTTTCTGTTACACTTGAAAGTTGTCATGTCTCTCACTAGAAAGGTGCAGTGACTTCTGCATTGATGTTGTGTGACGTATCATGAGTTTCAAATTATTTCTCTTTGGCGTCTCAAGCCTTCTTCTCTATAATGATCTCCTCACCCTTGATGTAACATTTGGCATGTGCCATGATTTCAACCATGGAAGTTACTAGCTTTTGGGTGAGGGATTCGTTAAAGTTCCCCACCCTCAATTCGTTTTGGAACTCTCCTATAAACATTTTTTGATTTAGTTGAACCACTTTAATGGTCGCATCGTTAAAATGGATGAGGTTTTCGCTCAAAGACTCTAATGACCCTTGACGGACGTTAAGCAGGCTAGTGGTGCACACCTTCATGTGTTTGGTCGCCAAGAACTAGTGGACTAACTTCCTTACCAACTTTTGATAACTAGTAACTGACAACCACAACAAGTTCATGTACGATCTTAATGTTGCATCCATGAATGTCCTAGAGAGGAAGTTTACACTTCAAGGATTTTCAGGCGCCTATGATGGACATCTATGGAGGTGACCTGCTCATGGGGGTCACTCCTTCCATCAAACTTTGTCAGTGCGGCAGGTTTGGAGCTTTTTGGTCCAGAGGACCTCCAAATTTTGTCAAAAAGAGGCTGGGATCTAGAATCTCCATCTCATCACTAGAGTGTATCTCTCGCTGTCGATGTTGGAGATTCATCACATTTTCATCCAAGGTTTGATTGTGGAGACACAAATCTTCCATAATTTCAATAATAATAGGTATAAaagtttattgaatttttttctttcatatcTTTTAGTTTATTTAAACTAACCACTTAAAAATACAGACTCTAATTATAAGGCACAAATCCTATAATTTTTTGGGTCTGGGAGGACGACCTATATGAACTAACTCATTTTCATTTTGACAACTCtaaattcatatcacataaaaaTGCATGTCTTAAGTCATAGTGCTACAATTGCGTAGGCCTAGGCATGTGTAACTGCTTCAAATTTAATATTCTTAGTGATGTTACACATTATAAAATAGGTTCAAAATTATTGTCCATttgtatttataaattcttccaatCTATTATTTTATTCAACAATTTTTATATCAAATATCAACTGTTTTTGGGatggtaatttttttttataacattaTAATTTATACTACATCCAATTACACAATAATCCTTTCACAACATGCCCAAACAACTAGACAAATTCACTATCTTCTATTTTACCATGTTAAATTTTTctccaaaaataatatttgattattattttaaaatagattttactaAATCTTTAAAtatagatttttataaaatttatataagaaATAAGTTtgatattgattcaaatatttatataaataatgtttgatattgattcaaatatttatataaataatgtcagaccaaaaataatattttatataataaaaaaatgttattgtTATAAATGAGAACAATTTTACAATTAATATaaatttgaataataaatatttatggactatttttttcaaatatgtaaGAAGATTAAGAGACAAATACTATTATTATGAACGAGAACAACTTTACTGCCGATCTAACTTTACTGCAAGAAAAAACGAAACCAtcctaatttatatatatatatatatatatatatatacatatatatatatatatatatatatatatatatatatatatatatatatatatatatatatatataaccacctattcattatcatttttaaaaaaaagaaaattattgaaCAATTTAACTTttctttcatttaatttttattatattttggaaACAAAACACACTTACTCACTAGTTCTTAAGTAAATTTGAAAACAAAATTCTCCCACATCTATAGTTTGTTAACTCACccaaaaaaattcaatatttattACCACATTGAGTATAACCTATGAGAATGTAGAGTCTATTTGTTTACTTTATTTCCCCTTTCACAATTCATGCAACAACTATGTCTTCTTATTTTCTCTCTTCAAACCCAAAAATGCATACTTTCTCTATCTTACCTTCTCATTCAACCCTACAAATTTCAAACCACATAACCATATCCAAGTTTCACCCTCTTCAATTCCCTCATTCTCACCATTTCTCTTCTTCACCACTTAGGCTCACCATTGATGGATTTTCATGCccatcttcttctttctttcaaaCTCTTAGAAAGTCTTCACCTTTTCTCATTTCCactccaaaaattcattcttttaGAATCCTTGCTGCTTCTCTTCCAGAGAGACAAAGTCATGAACCAACTCAACCTTCTGGTGTTGTTCAGTCTTTACAACTTGGTTTCATGTTTGCTACTTGGTATCTCTTGAATATTTACTTCAACATTTACAACAAAcaggttttttttctttcaattttttattttgagtaaaaagttttcatttttttgCAGTTATTGGATTGGTTAGCAATGAATTGGATTATGGGTGAGAAGGGAAATGGACAAAATCAAAGGAACATTTgtgtttttaatgataaaattttgaaattttcaaacatAGACTTACATACATAGTACATGAAAAGAATTCTGGGTTATGGTCATCACTATCTTACATGTTAGTTTTATCTCGATTCGATACTAAACTGAACTCAGTCGATTCGAGTTCCTAATGTGTATATTTTTTGGACATGAATCTCATAGAGTTATGATACACTATATTTTGGTTCATGTTATGAATTGTGAACTATTTTGAGGTTTGCATGTGATTTATCTTTgcttaaaattgtggttttattGTTAATGtatcttttgattgatgataaaATTTGATGCATGATTCAAAAATTGGTCTTTTGGTTCATGATTGAATGTTTGGTTTGATAACTATGATTTGTTCATCTATGCATTGGTGGTGTATTATTAGGTTCTAAAAGTCTATCCATTTCCAGCAACAGTTACAGCATTTCAATTGGGCTTTGCTTCACTGGTGATTAATTTGATCTGGATTTTGAATCTTCATCCAAGACCAAACATTAGAAGATCACAGGTAATTTTGATTTTCGATAAAAATTGACTAGTCCAATTCATGGTTTTCAACTGCGGTTATGGTTGAAGTTATGATGCAAACCTTTATACTGCGGTAAAATGTGGGAAAATGCTGGTGAAATTGCTTTTCTTACTGATTGATTGGTTTGTTTTTGTTTCAAAGTTTGCAGCAATTCTTCCACTGGTTGTGGCTCATACATTCGGAAACCTGTTGACCAACATTAGTCTTGGCAAGGTTTCTGTTTCATTCACTCACACCATCAAAGCTATGGAGCCTTTCTTCACTGTTGTTCTTTCATCTCTTCTCCTTGGTGAGGTAACGTCGAATTGAAGTCTTCGGTTTCTTATAAAACTGCTAAGTCCCTAAAAAATATACACTTTTTGTTCTAGTCCTTGTTTTCACTCTACAACCTCgaaaaattacaaaattggaTGCATTAAAAACATGCAATGCAATTTTGCAATTTGTAGGTGAGTCCTTATTTTGCGACTTTTGGTTTTCTGACATTAAGTTTTGATTCTTGAATGAACAGGTGCCGACTTTTTGGGTGGTTTCTTCTCTTCTACCAATAGTTGGTGGAGTGGCATTGGCTTCAATGACTGAAGTCTCTTTCAATTGGTAATCCATCAAACTAAAGCTTTTACATGCAAGAGGAACTTCGGAGACAATATTGAATAAGATCATGTTTagataaacaatttaattaagcACTTATAGTAGGAAATCAAATTGTTTTCATATGATATGATTTGTTGGAAGCTTAAGATCTATGAAACAATGAAGCAGACGTGGACAGTAGAAACAACCCTGACATGTGAAAATTGATAATAATTTCAAAGAATAGAATAATTGAATGTAACCATATCATGCATCAGTTTTGGATAATAGACATGTCTTCAATCGAAATTGTTAGCACTACATAGGTTAAGATTGTTTCTAAAGTTTGACATGTTCTGTCTCAAAACAGGATTGGATTCAGCACTGCAATGGCATCCAACCTTACGAATCAATCGCGGAACGTTATGAGCAAAAAACTAATGGCTAATGAAGAGGTAACAAAATCACTTAATGAAACTGTTGCAATATATTCTGTTAAAAATATGACTTGTCATCAACCGAACCATGTGTTTGACAGGAAGCTTTGGACAATATCAATCTCTATTCAGTTATAACCatcatttcctttttctttttggtgccaTGTGCTAtatttttggaaggtttcaagtTTACTCCTTCATACCTGAAATACGCGGTATGTAAACAAGTTATACACTTTTTAAATCGATTTTAAATAGggtattagggttaaatatatttttagtctcGGTAAGATAATAATGTTACTTTCTTTATAGGCAAGCCAAGGATTGAATGTTAGAGAGTTATGCATAAGATCAGTTTTGGCTGCATTCTGCTTCCATGCATACCAGCAAGTAAGGCTTTTCAAATTTTGTTGTATGCTTTGACTGTGTGAATAAAGTGATTTTCTACTTGAAAGCAACTTTCAAGATCAAGTCAATAAACAATTTTTtggaagttttattttttaagattGTCAATATTATGGGTTCTATAGTCTATTTTTGAGTATGTCATTGTTTGTTCATATGACATCTCCTGAAATTTGGTCCATAATTTAATTATCATAAAACTATAATCCAATCCTCTTTACACATACATATTTGTCATAATCCATTTAGTTGTCATGTGTTCGATCTAACGAAATAATCAAGCACTGAAATAGACACCAGACACGGCCCACAACCCTGTCACTTATATGTTGACAACATAACAATTTGAGAAAATAGAGTATAAACCATATGTAACATGAGACACCAGACACACTTTTAATCTAAAATTGTACTAATAGAGTGAAAATCATTGAGAAAATAGAGTATAACCATATGTATTGTACTAATAGAGTGAAAATCATTGAGAAAATAGAGTATAACCATATGTATTGTACTAATAGAGTGAAAATCATTGAGAAAATAGAGTATAACCATATGTATTGTACTAATAGAGTGAAAATCATTGAGAAAATAGAGTATAACCATATGTATCATCAGACACTCATTTAATCTAAAGTTGTACAAATAGAGTGaaaatcattttatttattaagtattgTAACATCAATAATTGGTGTTGAAGATAATGCATGCATTTGGTGACAGGTTTCATATGGGATATTAGAAAAAGTGTCCCCTGTGACACATTCAGTTGGAAATTGTGTGAAGCGTGTGGTTGTCATAGTCTCTTCTgttatcttcttccaaactccTGTCTCACCTATTAATGCACTAGGTATGTCTCTCTCTATTGTTTTCAAGTGGTGTACAAATTTTGTTGTCTTTGAAAATTTACacaaattattattcattttattttctgtGGTCCTAATTTTGGTTGCAGGAACTGCTATTGCACTTGTTGGTGTTTTCTTGTATTCAAGGGCAAAGAGGATTAAGCCTAAAACAAAAACAGCATAATTGCTTAGAATACTATAGGAGTATGTCTGTAACTAATTACTTAGAATACTAGTACAGTTATAAGATATCATC is part of the Vicia villosa cultivar HV-30 ecotype Madison, WI linkage group LG2, Vvil1.0, whole genome shotgun sequence genome and encodes:
- the LOC131652723 gene encoding phosphoenolpyruvate/phosphate translocator 2, chloroplastic-like, producing MSSYFLSSNPKMHTFSILPSHSTLQISNHITISKFHPLQFPHSHHFSSSPLRLTIDGFSCPSSSFFQTLRKSSPFLISTPKIHSFRILAASLPERQSHEPTQPSGVVQSLQLGFMFATWYLLNIYFNIYNKQVLKVYPFPATVTAFQLGFASLVINLIWILNLHPRPNIRRSQFAAILPLVVAHTFGNLLTNISLGKVSVSFTHTIKAMEPFFTVVLSSLLLGEVPTFWVVSSLLPIVGGVALASMTEVSFNWIGFSTAMASNLTNQSRNVMSKKLMANEEEALDNINLYSVITIISFFFLVPCAIFLEGFKFTPSYLKYAASQGLNVRELCIRSVLAAFCFHAYQQVSYGILEKVSPVTHSVGNCVKRVVVIVSSVIFFQTPVSPINALGTAIALVGVFLYSRAKRIKPKTKTA